One genomic window of Camelina sativa cultivar DH55 chromosome 5, Cs, whole genome shotgun sequence includes the following:
- the LOC104787521 gene encoding defensin-like protein 266 — MEKMVFMKVVFFALLLSLSCLMEGEARLSGKMKDVTIQRGGSCNNDNTCHDTCPGCKNTQCIFSQCVCSQCNTPRTSLRVESHM, encoded by the exons ATGGAGAAAATGGTGTTCAtgaaagttgttttttttgcctTGTTGTTGTCCCTCTCAT GTTTGATGGAGGGAGAAGCAAGACTTAGTGGAAAAATGAAAGATGTAACAATACAACGTGGAGGATCTTGCAACAACGACAATACTTGTCACGATACATGTCCGGGATGTAAGAACACACAATGTATTTTCAGCCAGTGCGTTTGTTCTCAATGTAACACTCCACGAACAAGTTTACGTGTTGAATCTCATATGTAA